In bacterium, the sequence ACCGCGAGCGTTGAAACAAAAATTGCGGATAGAATGAAAGAATTCGGAGCAACAACGGTCGGCATCTATTTCGAAGATCCTGAAGGGGATGTCTTTTCTTTGAATTCAAATGAGATTTTTCACGCAGCATCCACGATGAAAGTGCCGGTCATGATGGAAATTTTTCGGAAAGTCGAAAAAGGCAAGCTTCAATTAGACCAGCCGGTCGTTGTAAAGAATGAATTTGCCAGCATCATGGATGGTTCCGCTTACTCCCTCACACCTGAAGAAGATTCGGATACAGAGATCTACAAACTTATCAGCAAAACGCTGACGCTCCGTGAGCTTGTGGAGCGAATGATCAATCAGAGCAGTAATCTCGCAACCAACATCGTGATCCAGATGGCAAACGCAAAAGATGTGATGGCTTTGATGAAAGAGATTGGCGCCGATGGAATGACGGTGCTGCGAGGCGTTGAAGACATCAAAGCTTACGAGGCCGGCAAAAATAATACCACTTCTGCGCGCGCGCTGGCGGTCTGCATGAAAACCATTTTGAATTCAAAATTGTTTTCGGAAAATTCGCGCGAGGAAATGTTTAAGATTCTTTTGTCGCAAACATCCAAAACAATCGCTGACGGCCTCCAGGCGGATCAAAAAGGACTCAAAGTTGCGAGTAAGGACGGCTGGATTACCGAGATTCATCACGACGCAGCAATCATTCAGGACAAGAATGGCAAGAACACCATTCTTGTGATTCTTACCAAGGGCGTGAAAGAAGAACCTCGCGGAGAAGCGCTGGTTGCCACTCTAGCAGCCGACATCTGGGCCGCCCTGCACTAAAGAGTACCGCCAAGGCGCCTGCGCGTTCTT encodes:
- a CDS encoding class A beta-lactamase-related serine hydrolase — protein: MPQKLSVCCFLLIFGMAQTASVETKIADRMKEFGATTVGIYFEDPEGDVFSLNSNEIFHAASTMKVPVMMEIFRKVEKGKLQLDQPVVVKNEFASIMDGSAYSLTPEEDSDTEIYKLISKTLTLRELVERMINQSSNLATNIVIQMANAKDVMALMKEIGADGMTVLRGVEDIKAYEAGKNNTTSARALAVCMKTILNSKLFSENSREEMFKILLSQTSKTIADGLQADQKGLKVASKDGWITEIHHDAAIIQDKNGKNTILVILTKGVKEEPRGEALVATLAADIWAALH